One genomic window of Halorhabdus sp. CBA1104 includes the following:
- a CDS encoding amino acid permease, whose protein sequence is MPKELERDLGLASVLAISIGAMVGSGIFILPALALKMAGPAVVLAYVLAALVVLPAALSKAEMATAMPEAGGTYLYIERGMGPLLGTIAGIGTWFALSFKGALALVGGVPYLLLYFELPIKPVALALAAVLILVNLFGAKQTGRLQVIIVGVMLAAMAWFVGGSLGSVQTASFDGFLGSGAGGILEATGFVFVSYAGVTKIASVAEEIEDPDRIIPRGMIWSLGFTTLLYVLVVAVIVGVDPSGIVGSKTPVADVAQATMSTPGVIAVVIAAIFALISTANAGLLSSSRYPFAMSRDDLAPPTFANVSDRFGTPVTAIALTGLVMLGLIAFVPIMDIAKLASAFQILVFVLINVALVAFRESDIDYDPSYESPLYPWLQGFGVLGGLVLLTQMGLIPFVGAIAIIVGSVGWYFAYAHRNVAREGALTDAIRRGIDRRAVEETRSVCHDADKSDVLVALTEGTTAAAEERLLDVAVPVARARDGTVTVVQFDQVPDQTPLSYAESTLSEADQVFEERTATLAENAGVPVEYGEIVSHDVDRAVANVADLHGYDLLVVDESGPTFTEGLSDVLFGPNRSFDVLGVDAESLDGIDRIALVDDGGPFDPEKVRIANLLATAREATIELVHGIAPDATQERRASVDQYHAEMADLCSVPTESAIVESDDDAAALVRATDDADIVVVADTGGAILRTGPGIDVAKRGNALVLHPGGDGQPGLIGRLIQRIVY, encoded by the coding sequence ATGCCGAAAGAACTGGAACGAGACCTCGGATTAGCATCAGTACTGGCAATCAGCATCGGCGCGATGGTCGGCAGTGGCATTTTCATCCTGCCGGCCCTCGCGTTGAAGATGGCCGGCCCAGCGGTGGTACTGGCGTACGTTTTGGCCGCACTGGTCGTCCTTCCGGCTGCACTCAGCAAAGCAGAGATGGCGACCGCGATGCCCGAAGCCGGGGGCACCTACCTCTACATCGAACGTGGGATGGGACCGCTCCTCGGGACGATCGCGGGGATCGGGACGTGGTTCGCCCTCTCGTTCAAAGGCGCGCTCGCGCTCGTCGGCGGTGTCCCGTACCTGTTGTTGTACTTCGAGTTGCCGATCAAGCCGGTCGCCCTCGCGTTGGCAGCCGTCCTCATCCTCGTGAACCTCTTTGGGGCAAAACAGACGGGACGTCTCCAGGTCATTATCGTCGGGGTGATGCTCGCGGCGATGGCCTGGTTCGTCGGCGGGAGTCTCGGGTCGGTCCAGACTGCTTCCTTCGACGGGTTCCTGGGGTCGGGAGCCGGTGGTATCCTGGAGGCGACCGGGTTCGTCTTCGTCTCCTATGCGGGGGTGACGAAGATCGCGAGCGTCGCCGAGGAGATCGAGGACCCCGATCGGATCATTCCCCGCGGGATGATCTGGTCGCTTGGCTTCACCACACTCCTATACGTCCTGGTCGTGGCAGTGATCGTCGGCGTCGATCCGTCAGGGATCGTCGGTTCGAAGACGCCGGTGGCCGACGTGGCTCAGGCGACGATGTCCACGCCCGGCGTCATCGCGGTGGTCATCGCGGCGATCTTCGCGCTGATTAGCACGGCCAACGCCGGATTGCTCTCCTCGTCGCGCTACCCCTTCGCGATGAGCCGCGACGACCTCGCGCCGCCGACCTTCGCCAACGTCAGCGACCGGTTCGGGACGCCCGTCACGGCGATCGCCCTGACGGGTCTCGTCATGCTGGGGCTGATCGCGTTCGTCCCGATTATGGATATCGCCAAACTCGCGAGCGCGTTCCAGATTCTCGTGTTCGTGTTGATCAACGTGGCTCTGGTCGCATTCAGAGAGAGTGACATCGACTACGATCCCAGCTACGAGTCACCGCTGTACCCCTGGTTGCAGGGATTCGGCGTCCTGGGTGGGCTCGTCTTGCTCACCCAGATGGGACTGATCCCGTTTGTCGGTGCGATCGCTATCATCGTCGGTAGCGTCGGCTGGTACTTCGCGTACGCTCACCGCAACGTGGCCCGGGAAGGCGCACTCACTGATGCGATCCGACGCGGCATCGACAGGCGAGCCGTCGAGGAGACTCGCTCTGTCTGTCACGACGCCGATAAATCTGACGTCCTCGTGGCGCTCACCGAGGGCACCACGGCGGCCGCCGAGGAGCGACTGTTGGACGTGGCGGTCCCGGTCGCTCGCGCCCGAGACGGGACGGTCACGGTCGTCCAGTTCGATCAGGTGCCCGACCAGACGCCGCTGTCGTACGCCGAGTCGACGCTCTCGGAAGCCGATCAGGTGTTCGAAGAACGGACAGCCACCCTCGCAGAGAACGCCGGTGTCCCCGTCGAGTACGGTGAGATCGTCAGCCACGACGTCGACCGGGCGGTGGCGAACGTCGCTGATCTCCACGGCTACGATCTTCTCGTCGTCGACGAATCCGGCCCGACGTTCACCGAGGGCCTTTCGGACGTCCTCTTCGGCCCAAACCGCTCGTTCGACGTATTGGGCGTCGACGCCGAGAGCCTCGATGGCATCGACCGTATCGCCCTAGTCGACGACGGCGGTCCCTTCGACCCCGAGAAAGTTCGGATCGCGAACCTGCTCGCGACGGCCCGTGAGGCGACGATCGAACTCGTCCACGGGATCGCGCCGGATGCGACCCAGGAACGGCGTGCTTCGGTCGACCAGTACCACGCCGAGATGGCGGATCTCTGTTCGGTCCCGACCGAATCGGCGATCGTCGAGAGCGACGACGACGCGGCCGCCCTCGTTCGGGCGACCGACGACGCCGATATCGTCGTCGTTGCCGATACGGGCGGTGCGATCCTCCGTACTGGTCCCGGGATCGACGTCGCGAAACGTGGAAACGCGCTCGTGTTACACCCCGGAGGCGACGGACAGCCCGGACTGATCGGGCGACTCATCCAGCGTATCGTGTACTGA
- a CDS encoding Lrp/AsnC family transcriptional regulator, with amino-acid sequence MATHDLDDLDRAIIYALQHDARNMSTSTIAERMDVAPSTVRTRIKCLEDDGVLTGYHAEINYEQTGLQLHTLILCTAPVPQRERLANQAQEVDGVVAVREVMTGNENVHVEAVGRDGDDLSRIGRELDEIGFTIEDEDIIRNEYETPYEGFAVED; translated from the coding sequence ATGGCGACTCACGACCTCGATGACCTCGATCGGGCCATCATCTACGCGTTGCAACACGACGCCAGGAACATGTCGACGAGCACGATCGCCGAACGCATGGATGTCGCGCCGAGTACGGTCCGAACCCGAATCAAATGTCTCGAAGACGACGGGGTGTTGACGGGGTACCACGCAGAGATCAATTACGAACAAACCGGATTACAGTTACACACACTCATTCTCTGTACGGCCCCGGTTCCCCAACGGGAGCGGCTCGCGAACCAAGCCCAAGAAGTCGACGGTGTGGTCGCCGTCCGGGAAGTGATGACGGGCAACGAAAACGTTCACGTCGAGGCTGTCGGCCGGGACGGCGACGACCTGAGCCGTATCGGTCGGGAACTCGACGAGATTGGCTTCACGATCGAAGACGAGGATATCATTCGCAACGAGTACGAGACGCCCTACGAGGGGTTTGCCGTCGAAGACTAG
- a CDS encoding HVO_2922 family protein, whose protein sequence is MPAEPRFELFLDRADEWRWRLVAANGEIIADSAEGYVSKQGAKRGIDSVKRVAGGATVVDTSDRE, encoded by the coding sequence GTGCCAGCCGAACCACGGTTTGAACTGTTTCTCGATCGAGCCGACGAATGGCGCTGGCGGCTCGTTGCGGCAAACGGGGAGATCATCGCCGATAGCGCCGAGGGATACGTCTCGAAACAAGGGGCAAAGCGCGGGATCGACAGCGTCAAGCGGGTCGCCGGGGGCGCGACCGTCGTCGATACCTCGGATCGGGAATGA
- a CDS encoding PAS domain S-box protein — protein sequence MSDPVFVVDIDDRVIDINKAGIELLGTQKQDFLGQPAAEVIPSFDCLRDSDENSSTDVTVETDDTVRFFDSSRTTLTDRTGTPRGSIFIYRDVTERHAVEERFKRLIEQSSDMVAIIDGDGTITHVSQSVEEILGYETDDLIGENVAKRVHPADRETIRSDLAEYIDEDGYTSTYRVRVRNSAEEWRVIEARARNLLEDPFVEGVVLNVRDITKTQQQKRKLERQNERLDQFASIVSHDLRNPLNVATGRLEMLTADVGEGHSDSIETIQRQLDRMEQIIEDSLTLARSGETVTERTPVDLETLARDAWSSVETANGALVIEQSLQLNGDKNRLRNVFENLFRNSIEHNESASLTVRVGPLSEERGFYVEDTGSGVPSEERECVFEQGYTTSQDGTGFGLAIVSDIVQAHGWQISLAESESGGARFEIECTQPPVESEHTSR from the coding sequence ATGAGCGATCCGGTTTTCGTCGTCGACATCGACGATCGTGTCATCGATATAAACAAAGCAGGGATAGAACTCTTGGGCACCCAAAAGCAGGACTTTCTCGGACAGCCCGCTGCTGAGGTCATTCCCTCGTTCGACTGCTTGCGTGACAGCGATGAGAATTCCAGTACTGACGTGACCGTCGAGACCGACGATACCGTCCGGTTTTTCGATAGTAGCCGGACGACACTGACCGACAGGACCGGCACACCGAGAGGGTCGATATTCATCTACCGTGACGTGACAGAGCGCCACGCTGTCGAGGAGCGATTCAAGCGACTCATCGAGCAGTCCTCGGATATGGTTGCGATTATCGACGGAGACGGAACAATAACACACGTCAGTCAATCGGTCGAGGAGATACTCGGGTACGAAACGGACGATTTGATCGGTGAAAACGTCGCCAAACGCGTCCATCCTGCTGATAGAGAGACGATCCGCTCGGATCTGGCCGAATACATCGACGAGGACGGATACACCAGTACGTACAGAGTGAGGGTCCGCAACTCGGCCGAGGAGTGGAGAGTTATCGAAGCACGAGCGAGAAACTTACTCGAGGACCCGTTTGTCGAAGGGGTCGTGCTAAATGTGCGGGATATAACGAAGACTCAACAGCAAAAGCGAAAACTCGAACGGCAGAACGAACGTCTCGATCAATTCGCCAGCATCGTCTCTCACGATCTCCGGAATCCGCTGAACGTCGCCACTGGGCGCCTCGAAATGCTCACGGCAGACGTTGGCGAGGGTCATTCGGACTCTATTGAGACGATCCAGCGCCAACTCGACCGCATGGAACAGATCATCGAGGATTCACTCACGCTGGCCCGATCCGGAGAGACGGTAACTGAGAGGACACCCGTGGATCTCGAAACGCTCGCCCGTGACGCCTGGAGCAGTGTCGAAACCGCTAACGGAGCGCTCGTGATCGAACAGTCCCTGCAACTGAACGGAGACAAGAATCGTCTGCGCAACGTCTTCGAGAACCTCTTTCGAAACAGTATCGAGCATAATGAGTCGGCTAGTCTGACCGTCAGAGTTGGTCCCCTCTCCGAGGAGCGTGGGTTCTACGTCGAAGACACTGGCAGCGGCGTTCCGAGCGAGGAGCGTGAATGTGTATTCGAGCAAGGATACACGACGAGTCAAGACGGGACGGGCTTTGGTCTCGCTATCGTCTCGGACATCGTCCAGGCCCACGGCTGGCAGATTTCACTCGCGGAGAGCGAAAGCGGCGGCGCGAGGTTCGAAATCGAGTGCACACAGCCCCCGGTCGAGAGCGAACACACCAGCAGGTGA
- the gatB gene encoding Asp-tRNA(Asn)/Glu-tRNA(Gln) amidotransferase subunit GatB: MTPQATQEHEHAVVIGLEVHVQLETDTKIFCGCSTDLAEAEPNTHTCPVCLGLPGALPVLNEAAVEAAVRVGKAIDASIPEQTRFHRKNYYYPDLPKNFQISQYDAPICQDGELEFTVEGERRTVGIERAHLEEDPGSLQHQGGNIDTAEYTLVNYNRAGVPLMEVVTEPDFRDATEVRAFLAKLEEVLEYLGIFDATRDGSLRIDANLSLVEAEEVDEAGEIDDDVLAEANRTEVKNISSHKGAEKALAYEAQRQKNAVQRGREVEQETRHWDESRGITVSMRSKEEEKDYRYFREADLPPLEVSHWKEELSIPELPDARRERFGEEYGLNEEAASKLTTTKQVADFYEDLAAEFDPDLVATWVADELLGELNYRDMAITDVTERLDEIERLVELVAREEITAKNARETVLRGVLDDGEDPDTIVDREGLGKTGGDELRGAVEETIEENPDAVADYHDGDGGAINFLVGQVMQKTGGSADPGDVNALLREELAE, translated from the coding sequence ATGACTCCCCAAGCTACCCAAGAACACGAACACGCGGTCGTGATCGGGCTGGAAGTTCACGTCCAGCTCGAAACCGACACGAAGATCTTCTGTGGCTGTTCGACCGACCTCGCCGAGGCCGAGCCCAACACCCATACCTGCCCGGTCTGTCTTGGCCTCCCCGGCGCGTTGCCCGTCCTCAACGAAGCGGCCGTCGAGGCGGCCGTGCGAGTCGGCAAGGCCATCGATGCGTCGATTCCAGAGCAAACCCGCTTTCACCGGAAGAACTACTACTACCCCGACCTGCCGAAGAACTTCCAGATCAGCCAGTACGACGCGCCGATTTGCCAGGACGGCGAACTCGAATTCACTGTCGAGGGCGAGCGCCGCACGGTCGGGATCGAACGCGCTCACCTGGAGGAAGATCCGGGGAGCCTCCAACACCAGGGCGGGAACATCGACACCGCTGAGTACACGCTCGTCAACTACAACCGCGCCGGCGTCCCCCTGATGGAGGTCGTCACCGAGCCCGACTTCCGTGACGCGACGGAAGTCAGAGCTTTCCTCGCGAAGCTGGAGGAGGTCCTCGAATACTTGGGTATCTTCGACGCGACGCGGGACGGCTCGCTTCGAATCGACGCCAACCTCTCGCTGGTCGAGGCCGAAGAAGTCGACGAGGCTGGGGAGATCGACGACGACGTGCTGGCCGAGGCCAACCGGACGGAGGTCAAGAACATCTCCAGTCACAAGGGCGCAGAGAAGGCACTGGCCTACGAGGCCCAACGGCAGAAAAACGCCGTCCAGCGCGGCCGCGAGGTCGAGCAGGAGACCCGCCATTGGGACGAGTCCCGCGGGATCACCGTCTCGATGCGCTCGAAGGAAGAAGAAAAGGACTACCGCTACTTCCGGGAGGCCGACCTGCCGCCCCTGGAGGTCAGCCACTGGAAAGAAGAGCTATCGATCCCGGAGCTTCCGGACGCTCGGCGCGAACGCTTCGGCGAGGAGTACGGGCTCAACGAGGAGGCCGCCTCGAAGCTCACCACGACCAAGCAGGTCGCAGACTTCTATGAGGACCTGGCTGCGGAGTTCGATCCCGACCTCGTGGCGACCTGGGTCGCCGACGAACTGCTGGGCGAACTCAACTACCGCGACATGGCGATCACCGACGTGACCGAGCGACTCGACGAGATCGAGCGCCTGGTCGAACTCGTCGCTCGCGAGGAGATCACCGCCAAGAACGCTCGCGAGACCGTTCTCCGGGGAGTGCTCGACGACGGCGAGGACCCCGACACGATCGTCGACCGGGAGGGCCTGGGCAAGACCGGCGGCGACGAACTCCGAGGTGCAGTCGAGGAGACCATCGAGGAGAACCCCGATGCCGTCGCGGACTACCACGACGGCGATGGCGGCGCGATCAACTTCCTGGTCGGCCAGGTAATGCAAAAGACCGGCGGCAGTGCGGACCCCGGTGACGTGAACGCGTTGTTGCGAGAAGAGCTAGCGGAGTAA
- the aspS gene encoding aspartate--tRNA(Asn) ligase, whose protein sequence is MHDRTYAAVAKSGETATVAGWVHEIRDLGGIAFLILRDQTGKIQIKIEKDELPEEIVESALDVHRESVVRVVGPVEDEERAPTGVEITPEEFDVIAPADPELPLDPSGKVDAELPTRLDNRTLDLRKSEVKAIFEIRAEILRSVREAFRSLDATEINTPKIVATGTEGGTELFPITYFGQEAFMNQSPQLFKQLMVGSGLERVFEIGPIFRAEEHNTPRHLNEATSIDFESAFYDHTEAMDACETVVKAAYEGVAQNCAEELETLGLAEDFEVPGGDFPRLTYEEAIERVNATGELDDVLVWGDDLSTEAEHALGQAVGEHYFITDWPSEIKPFYIKDHDDDPELSTGFDMMHPSMELVSGGQREHRHDHLVDGFEQQGLDPSAFEYYTKMFKYGMPPHAGWGLGGERLVMTMLGLENIREAVLFPRDRQRLSP, encoded by the coding sequence ATGCACGATCGGACGTACGCTGCTGTAGCCAAATCAGGAGAGACCGCGACCGTCGCGGGCTGGGTACACGAGATCCGAGACCTCGGCGGGATCGCGTTCCTGATCCTCCGTGACCAGACCGGCAAGATCCAGATCAAAATCGAGAAAGACGAACTGCCCGAGGAAATCGTCGAGAGTGCACTCGACGTCCATCGGGAGAGTGTCGTCCGCGTGGTCGGACCAGTCGAAGACGAGGAACGCGCGCCGACCGGTGTCGAGATCACGCCCGAGGAGTTCGACGTGATCGCGCCCGCCGATCCCGAACTCCCACTGGACCCGTCGGGCAAGGTCGACGCCGAACTCCCGACTCGCCTGGACAACCGGACGCTCGACCTCCGCAAGTCCGAGGTCAAGGCCATCTTCGAGATCCGCGCGGAGATCCTTCGCTCCGTCCGGGAGGCGTTCCGCAGCCTGGACGCCACGGAGATCAACACGCCGAAAATCGTCGCGACCGGGACCGAGGGCGGAACCGAATTGTTCCCGATCACGTACTTCGGCCAAGAGGCGTTCATGAATCAGAGCCCCCAGCTGTTCAAGCAGCTGATGGTCGGCTCCGGCCTCGAACGCGTCTTCGAGATCGGCCCGATCTTCCGTGCCGAAGAGCACAACACGCCCCGGCACCTCAACGAAGCCACCTCGATCGACTTCGAGTCGGCCTTCTACGACCACACCGAGGCGATGGACGCTTGCGAGACAGTCGTGAAAGCTGCCTACGAAGGCGTCGCACAGAACTGCGCCGAGGAACTCGAAACGCTCGGCCTGGCCGAGGACTTCGAAGTTCCCGGGGGCGACTTCCCGCGGCTCACCTACGAGGAGGCCATCGAGCGCGTCAACGCCACTGGCGAACTCGATGACGTGCTGGTGTGGGGCGACGACCTCTCGACGGAGGCCGAACACGCCCTCGGCCAGGCTGTCGGCGAGCACTACTTCATCACCGACTGGCCCAGCGAGATCAAGCCCTTCTACATCAAGGATCACGACGACGATCCCGAACTCTCGACGGGCTTCGACATGATGCACCCCTCGATGGAACTCGTCTCGGGCGGGCAGCGTGAACACCGCCACGACCACCTCGTCGACGGCTTCGAACAGCAGGGCCTGGACCCGTCAGCCTTCGAGTACTACACCAAGATGTTCAAGTACGGCATGCCGCCACACGCTGGCTGGGGCCTTGGCGGCGAGCGCCTGGTCATGACGATGCTCGGGCTGGAGAACATCCGCGAAGCGGTGCTGTTCCCGCGAGACAGGCAACGGCTCTCGCCGTAG
- a CDS encoding ABC transporter substrate-binding protein has protein sequence MAPKMGEPQAGTIELVHYHVGGDGERALEAFLEEYRRTHTTAIDPISYDNTRLQVKSRILDGDPPDVWTGWAGANLRAYDQANVLADVTDLFTETAMERNYRDVARDAAQVDGVYRAVPYSMHRINDLYVNVAAAKAAGIDPSTPDSPREFATLVAEADIDGAAFLLPMKEPWLVLQLWELVLLGQYDHETFEAVTGGRARPNRDAIVDSLDIVATFAAAAPDDAVYTSLVEANERFIAGDAPFYQQGDWAGGVFVGTTEFTYEDDWQRVAFPGTEDMYVVSIDAMTPSKAADMALIRPFLEYTGSPDGQVAFTRAKGSLPARSDAPTDALSAFGQDQASALERARDQPQSIAHGLSATTQTRIELLDAFASFMTDWDSDAATDQIIDVFEQ, from the coding sequence ATGGCACCCAAAATGGGTGAACCCCAGGCCGGGACGATCGAGCTCGTTCACTATCACGTTGGTGGCGACGGTGAGCGCGCACTCGAGGCGTTTCTGGAGGAATATCGGCGAACCCACACGACGGCCATCGACCCAATAAGTTACGACAATACGCGCCTTCAGGTCAAAAGTCGTATTCTGGACGGTGACCCACCGGATGTCTGGACCGGGTGGGCTGGGGCGAATCTCCGGGCTTACGACCAGGCGAACGTGCTCGCGGACGTGACAGACCTGTTCACGGAGACTGCGATGGAACGCAACTACCGGGACGTGGCTCGTGACGCCGCCCAGGTCGATGGTGTGTATCGAGCGGTTCCGTACTCGATGCATCGGATCAACGACCTCTACGTGAACGTCGCTGCGGCCAAAGCAGCGGGCATCGATCCGTCGACGCCCGATTCCCCCCGCGAGTTTGCCACACTCGTGGCTGAGGCTGATATCGACGGCGCGGCGTTTCTGCTGCCGATGAAAGAACCGTGGCTCGTCTTGCAGCTTTGGGAACTCGTCTTGCTGGGGCAGTACGATCACGAAACCTTCGAGGCGGTGACCGGTGGCCGTGCTCGTCCAAACCGGGACGCTATCGTGGATTCGCTCGACATCGTGGCCACGTTCGCCGCCGCGGCACCCGACGATGCCGTCTACACGTCACTGGTCGAAGCCAACGAGCGGTTTATCGCCGGTGATGCCCCCTTCTACCAGCAGGGTGACTGGGCTGGTGGCGTCTTCGTCGGGACCACGGAGTTCACCTACGAGGACGACTGGCAACGCGTCGCGTTCCCCGGGACCGAAGACATGTACGTCGTCAGCATCGACGCGATGACGCCCTCGAAAGCCGCAGACATGGCCCTCATCCGTCCGTTTCTGGAGTACACCGGTTCGCCCGACGGCCAAGTCGCGTTCACCCGGGCCAAGGGATCGCTCCCAGCCCGGAGTGACGCCCCGACGGACGCCCTTTCGGCGTTCGGACAGGATCAGGCCAGCGCCCTCGAGCGTGCCCGCGACCAGCCCCAGTCGATAGCCCATGGCCTCAGCGCCACCACCCAGACGCGTATCGAACTGCTCGACGCCTTTGCGTCGTTCATGACCGACTGGGACAGCGACGCCGCTACAGACCAAATCATCGACGTCTTCGAACAGTAA
- a CDS encoding cation-transporting P-type ATPase → MSDAHTETAWHSQPGADVLDAVNSGPDGLSEAEASRRRDEYGPNEIRDDEEISPLAIFVDQFRDVLIYLLIFAMLISLGVGLLPGHEPEYIDAALIGLILLANGIFGFVQDYQAEKSIEALKDLSTPDATVIREGERHVVDSSEVVPGDVIVVEGGDAIPADARLIETASLETDESALTGESAQVTKDIAPTDEDAPIAERTGMVYMNTSAVRGRGRAVVTETGMDTEVGAIAEQLSETEDTQTPFQKEVDRLGRTIGLGIMAIIVLVGIIQLLFTGAGPISTLLVAITLAVAAVPEGLPAVVTLTLALGSRRLLDDNALVRRLPVVESLGSVDVILTDKTGTLTEDEMTVRRLYTDGREYDVTGTGTTPTGEFERDGQAVDTEPLEAILRCGTVCNNAERAPAEEEEAFFGDPTEVALKVAAEKAGIESTGERVREVPFSSARKRMTVVTDDETAYMKGAPEIVLERCDRIREGGEVVELTDERRQEILDRNQSFATDALRVLGFAEKSGADPEAEADEIESGMVFLGLQGMIDPARAEVPDAVADCRSAGIDVIMVTGDNRETAIAIGEEVGFDPAGAMTGTEVETLSDEELSEAVEDVELFARMAPDQKVRVLEAVLENDHNVAMTGDGVNDAPALKRADVGVSMGERGTDVAQQSSDMVLLDDNFASIRDAVAEGRGVFDNIRKFVNFLLSANAGEVLAVFFGVLIGSALFPSQFASESQALILTPVMLLWINLVTDGLPALALGVDPKTDGIMERPPRGADEPVINRHSLVLIVAFGLIYAAIGLPLFFHGLSVSDDLVVAQTLLFTFIVIGEIIQAQILRWPYGLSLFSNKWLVGALASSIVLHLGVLYTPVNTFFSVEPLGWTHWLWMTAAVGAFTMLGTALVLGLDRLFDS, encoded by the coding sequence ATGAGCGACGCACACACGGAGACAGCCTGGCACAGCCAGCCCGGCGCGGATGTCCTCGATGCCGTGAATTCGGGTCCGGACGGGCTCAGCGAGGCCGAAGCCAGTCGTCGACGCGACGAATACGGCCCCAACGAGATCCGTGACGACGAAGAGATCTCGCCGTTGGCGATCTTCGTCGATCAGTTCCGGGACGTCCTGATCTACCTGCTGATTTTCGCCATGCTGATCTCGCTTGGCGTCGGGTTGCTCCCCGGTCACGAACCCGAATACATCGACGCGGCACTGATCGGCCTCATCCTATTGGCCAACGGGATATTCGGGTTCGTCCAGGACTACCAGGCAGAGAAGTCCATCGAGGCGCTGAAAGACCTCTCGACGCCAGACGCGACGGTCATCAGGGAGGGCGAACGTCACGTCGTCGACTCTTCGGAAGTCGTCCCAGGCGACGTCATCGTCGTCGAAGGCGGCGACGCGATCCCCGCCGACGCCCGCCTCATCGAGACCGCGAGCCTCGAAACCGACGAGTCGGCCCTGACCGGTGAGAGCGCCCAGGTCACGAAGGACATCGCTCCGACCGACGAAGACGCGCCGATCGCCGAACGGACCGGCATGGTGTACATGAACACCTCGGCCGTCCGGGGCCGAGGTCGGGCCGTCGTGACCGAGACCGGAATGGATACCGAGGTCGGGGCCATCGCCGAGCAACTCAGCGAGACCGAAGACACGCAGACGCCCTTCCAAAAGGAGGTCGACCGGCTCGGTCGGACGATCGGCCTCGGGATCATGGCGATCATCGTCTTGGTCGGGATCATCCAGTTGCTGTTTACGGGCGCCGGCCCGATCTCGACGCTGCTGGTGGCGATCACGCTCGCTGTCGCCGCCGTGCCGGAAGGACTCCCTGCGGTCGTGACGCTAACCCTGGCGCTGGGTTCGCGGCGGCTACTCGACGACAACGCCCTCGTGCGGCGACTGCCGGTCGTCGAGAGTCTCGGATCAGTCGACGTCATCCTGACGGACAAGACCGGAACACTGACCGAAGACGAGATGACCGTCCGGCGACTCTACACGGACGGGCGAGAGTACGACGTGACCGGGACGGGGACGACCCCGACCGGCGAATTCGAGCGCGACGGCCAAGCAGTCGATACCGAACCCCTCGAAGCGATCCTGCGCTGCGGGACGGTGTGTAACAACGCCGAACGCGCGCCGGCCGAGGAAGAGGAGGCCTTCTTCGGCGACCCAACTGAGGTCGCACTCAAGGTCGCAGCGGAGAAAGCCGGCATCGAATCCACTGGCGAGCGTGTCCGTGAGGTCCCCTTCTCCTCGGCACGCAAGCGGATGACCGTCGTGACTGACGACGAGACCGCCTACATGAAAGGGGCACCAGAGATCGTCCTCGAACGCTGTGACCGGATCCGCGAGGGCGGCGAGGTCGTGGAACTCACCGACGAGCGTCGCCAGGAAATCCTCGATCGCAACCAGTCTTTCGCGACCGACGCTCTGCGCGTCCTCGGGTTCGCCGAGAAGTCCGGGGCCGACCCTGAAGCCGAAGCCGACGAGATCGAGTCCGGCATGGTCTTTTTGGGCCTGCAGGGGATGATCGACCCCGCCCGCGCGGAGGTCCCCGACGCCGTCGCCGACTGCCGGAGCGCCGGGATCGACGTGATCATGGTCACTGGGGACAATCGCGAGACGGCCATCGCGATCGGCGAGGAAGTCGGGTTCGATCCGGCGGGCGCGATGACCGGCACGGAGGTCGAGACCCTCTCGGACGAGGAACTTTCCGAGGCCGTCGAGGACGTCGAACTCTTCGCGCGGATGGCCCCCGACCAGAAAGTACGGGTCCTCGAAGCCGTACTCGAAAACGACCACAACGTCGCGATGACCGGCGACGGCGTCAACGACGCCCCCGCCCTCAAACGCGCCGACGTCGGCGTCTCGATGGGCGAACGCGGGACCGACGTCGCCCAGCAATCCAGCGACATGGTGTTACTCGACGATAACTTCGCGTCGATCAGAGACGCGGTTGCCGAGGGTCGGGGCGTCTTCGACAACATCCGAAAGTTCGTCAACTTCCTGCTGTCGGCCAACGCCGGCGAGGTACTCGCGGTGTTCTTCGGCGTCCTGATCGGTAGTGCACTGTTTCCGTCCCAGTTTGCCAGCGAGTCCCAGGCACTGATCCTGACGCCCGTCATGCTGCTGTGGATCAACCTCGTGACCGACGGCCTTCCGGCGCTGGCACTCGGCGTCGACCCCAAGACCGACGGGATCATGGAGCGACCGCCACGTGGCGCGGACGAACCGGTGATCAATCGCCACAGCCTGGTTTTGATCGTGGCTTTCGGTCTGATCTACGCGGCAATTGGCCTGCCGCTGTTCTTCCACGGTCTCTCCGTGAGTGACGATCTCGTCGTCGCACAGACGCTGCTGTTCACCTTCATCGTCATCGGGGAGATTATCCAGGCCCAAATCCTGCGGTGGCCCTACGGCCTGTCGTTGTTCTCGAACAAATGGCTCGTCGGGGCACTTGCGAGTTCGATCGTCCTCCACCTGGGTGTGCTGTACACGCCCGTGAACACGTTCTTCAGCGTCGAGCCGCTGGGCTGGACCCACTGGCTGTGGATGACCGCAGCAGTCGGTGCGTTTACGATGCTCGGAACTGCACTGGTCTTGGGACTCGACCGGCTGTTCGACTCTTGA